Proteins from one Leptonema illini DSM 21528 genomic window:
- a CDS encoding cation-translocating P-type ATPase, with protein sequence MIRELLSAESIVLDLPLAPLTAIERLTERLIQRQAGKRLDSDDQRSSLRQALSTNIVQTLLASLDRPGGTGDRAYFPHAAIPGIRSPRLMIGRLSPRAGQDDAGDCRFMALLLVPEEDPERMLLLLERLAALIPALVPELSRMRSADAILQRLISAEAEARGPTYFNMTDADLAAELVTDRLRGLSEGEARRRLQRYGRNVLRPPARTPLWMRLIRNFFSFFALLLWAAGILCFIPGVDMPQLGWAILVVIVINGIFSFLQETRADRAVETLQRLLTRKALVLRDGEEREVDAELIVPGDIVLLEEGDAVPADARLIEASGIEVNNSSLTGESASVKRYKSDRPVLIDKPFLWIEMPNVLFAGSSLIKGRGRAIVIGTGMNTEIGRIAGMTQSIRGEDTPLQKQLRETVATITLLAALFGAVFLLLGWQMAGLTFIQAFIFCIGLFVANVPEGLLPTVTLALALGVQRMAKRNAIVKNLSSVETLGCTTVICTDKTGTLTENVMSVVEVYAAGEIFEVEGSGYAPIGRFLQDGGEIPVARLHENLAFKELSRCARLCNNARLVRNASGDDRQEWHLSGDPTEGALLCLSMKAGIEAQNDRIHLFPFESVRKRMSVVVQTEQGPTVYAKGAPLELLARCAHIQSASGVVPLETTHVEQIRSINDRWAQRGLRVLALACRVDGPGAEYTEESAESGLVFLGLTAMQDPLRREVPDAIRACHEAGIRIVMITGDYAGTARSIGLQAGMRLPDDQPVYSGTEIGELEEERLRDLLRQSDRVFARVSPEQKLRIVSCLRDLGEIVAVTGDGVNDAPALKKAHIGIAMGGRGSDVAREAAHMVLADDNFSTIVHAIEEGRAIFRNIRRFIAYVLNSNPQEMIPYILWMLFPGTPLAMTVMGVLAIDVGTDLVPAMGLGIEPPEKNVMKQPPRSRSEKMLSLPMVLKSYFIRGSILTIGCYITYLFFGWIEGYARDSSNLLSLLKAMPASPANLEMRDASQPYLMSLSAFFLGTVFTQIANVLCKRSNESLFSRDFLSEERRARALKSLRHGRFRTGLRLEMRLRAITSAFLGRHWFVMNLVSNPLITVGIAFEILFALIVIYSPLNRLYYFAPVGWPVFLAALSGPVLLLAFEETRKYLLRRGRRYSLLEE encoded by the coding sequence ATGATCCGGGAGCTGCTTTCTGCCGAGTCCATTGTCCTGGATCTGCCGCTTGCTCCACTTACGGCCATCGAGCGACTGACCGAAAGACTGATCCAAAGGCAGGCCGGGAAGCGGCTCGATTCCGATGATCAGAGATCGTCCCTTCGACAAGCGTTATCAACTAACATCGTGCAGACGCTTCTCGCATCGCTGGATCGCCCCGGAGGAACGGGCGACCGAGCCTATTTTCCGCATGCTGCCATTCCGGGGATTCGGTCTCCGCGACTGATGATCGGGCGACTCAGTCCGCGCGCAGGGCAGGACGATGCGGGCGATTGCAGATTCATGGCGCTTTTGCTTGTTCCCGAAGAAGATCCGGAGCGCATGCTTCTTCTGCTTGAAAGGCTGGCCGCTCTGATTCCTGCTCTTGTTCCCGAGCTGAGTCGCATGCGCAGTGCAGATGCGATTCTGCAACGGTTAATCAGCGCCGAGGCGGAGGCAAGAGGCCCGACATATTTCAATATGACCGATGCCGATCTGGCCGCCGAACTGGTAACAGACCGGCTACGCGGGCTGAGCGAAGGAGAGGCCCGGCGTCGCCTTCAGCGCTATGGCCGCAACGTTCTCAGGCCGCCCGCTCGCACGCCGCTGTGGATGCGCCTTATCCGCAATTTTTTCAGCTTCTTTGCGCTGCTTCTGTGGGCGGCCGGCATCCTCTGTTTTATTCCCGGCGTCGATATGCCCCAGCTCGGATGGGCCATTCTTGTCGTCATCGTGATCAACGGTATCTTTTCCTTCTTGCAGGAGACGAGAGCCGATCGCGCCGTAGAAACCCTGCAGCGTCTGTTAACGCGTAAGGCGCTCGTTCTAAGAGACGGCGAAGAGCGAGAGGTTGATGCTGAGTTGATCGTTCCGGGCGACATTGTTCTGCTTGAAGAAGGGGATGCCGTTCCCGCCGATGCCAGGTTGATAGAAGCCTCGGGAATCGAGGTGAATAACTCCTCGCTTACGGGAGAATCCGCATCTGTAAAACGATACAAATCCGATCGCCCCGTCCTTATCGATAAGCCGTTTCTATGGATAGAGATGCCAAACGTACTGTTCGCCGGCTCTTCGTTGATTAAAGGTCGGGGCCGGGCGATCGTTATCGGAACAGGCATGAATACCGAGATCGGTCGTATCGCCGGTATGACGCAGTCCATTCGCGGCGAAGATACTCCTTTACAGAAGCAGCTGCGCGAAACGGTGGCGACGATCACTTTGCTTGCAGCTCTATTCGGCGCGGTCTTTCTTCTGCTCGGCTGGCAGATGGCCGGCCTTACGTTTATTCAGGCCTTTATCTTCTGTATCGGTCTGTTTGTCGCAAACGTTCCGGAGGGTCTATTGCCGACGGTGACGCTGGCGCTCGCCCTTGGAGTGCAGCGTATGGCAAAGCGCAATGCCATCGTGAAAAACCTTTCCTCCGTAGAAACGCTCGGATGCACGACCGTGATATGCACCGATAAAACAGGGACGTTAACCGAGAACGTGATGTCGGTGGTGGAGGTTTATGCCGCCGGCGAGATCTTTGAGGTCGAAGGAAGCGGGTATGCTCCGATCGGTCGCTTCTTACAGGATGGTGGCGAGATTCCCGTCGCCCGGCTGCACGAAAATCTGGCATTCAAAGAACTGAGTCGGTGCGCCCGACTGTGTAATAACGCCCGCCTTGTCCGGAACGCCTCGGGTGACGATCGGCAAGAATGGCATCTGTCGGGTGATCCGACCGAAGGAGCGCTGCTCTGCCTCAGCATGAAGGCTGGAATCGAAGCGCAAAACGATCGAATTCATCTTTTTCCATTTGAGTCCGTTCGCAAGCGCATGAGCGTCGTCGTGCAAACGGAGCAGGGCCCTACCGTTTATGCAAAAGGAGCTCCTCTTGAGCTGCTTGCCCGCTGCGCGCACATACAGTCCGCCAGCGGTGTCGTTCCACTTGAGACGACGCATGTCGAGCAGATCCGTTCAATAAACGATCGCTGGGCGCAGCGCGGTCTGCGTGTTCTGGCTCTTGCATGTAGAGTGGATGGGCCGGGAGCCGAATACACCGAAGAGAGCGCCGAATCCGGTCTTGTATTCCTCGGACTGACGGCCATGCAGGATCCGCTGCGTCGTGAGGTACCCGATGCGATTCGTGCCTGTCATGAGGCGGGCATTCGTATCGTGATGATCACCGGTGATTATGCAGGCACGGCGCGAAGCATCGGCCTCCAGGCCGGCATGAGGTTGCCCGACGATCAACCCGTTTATTCGGGGACAGAGATCGGCGAACTTGAAGAGGAGCGTCTGCGCGATCTCTTACGGCAGTCGGATCGCGTTTTTGCGAGGGTTAGTCCCGAGCAGAAGTTGCGCATCGTCTCCTGCCTGCGCGATCTTGGCGAAATCGTCGCCGTCACCGGAGACGGTGTGAACGACGCCCCCGCCTTGAAGAAGGCGCATATCGGTATCGCTATGGGCGGTCGGGGCAGCGATGTAGCGCGAGAGGCGGCGCATATGGTGCTTGCCGACGACAACTTCAGCACGATCGTGCATGCAATCGAAGAGGGTCGGGCGATTTTCCGAAATATTCGCCGCTTTATCGCCTACGTGCTGAACTCCAATCCACAGGAGATGATTCCTTACATTCTCTGGATGCTTTTTCCAGGAACTCCTCTGGCTATGACCGTAATGGGCGTGCTGGCCATCGACGTGGGCACGGATCTTGTGCCTGCTATGGGCCTCGGCATCGAACCGCCTGAAAAGAATGTAATGAAGCAACCTCCGCGCAGTCGATCCGAAAAGATGCTCAGTCTGCCGATGGTTCTGAAAAGCTATTTCATAAGAGGAAGCATCTTAACGATCGGCTGTTATATCACGTATCTTTTCTTCGGATGGATCGAGGGTTATGCGCGTGATTCTTCGAATCTGCTTTCCCTGCTGAAGGCCATGCCGGCCTCTCCGGCTAACCTTGAAATGAGGGACGCCTCTCAGCCATATCTTATGAGTCTGAGCGCCTTCTTTCTCGGCACCGTCTTCACGCAGATTGCTAACGTGCTGTGCAAGCGATCAAACGAATCGCTTTTCAGCCGAGATTTTCTCTCAGAGGAAAGGCGTGCAAGAGCTTTAAAGAGTCTGAGGCATGGCCGTTTTCGTACCGGGCTCAGACTTGAGATGAGATTGCGGGCAATCACATCGGCCTTTTTGGGGCGGCACTGGTTTGTTATGAATCTGGTTTCCAATCCGCTGATAACGGTCGGTATTGCCTTCGAGATTCTCTTCGCGCTTATCGTAATCTATTCGCCTTTGAATCGTCTTTACTATTTCGCCCCCGTCGGATGGCCTGTTTTCCTCGCAGCCCTTAGCGGGCCGGTGCTGCTTCTTGCCTTTGAAGAGACACGCAAATACCTCCTGCGCCGCGGCAGGAGGTATTCATTGCTTGAAGAGTAA
- the ilvD gene encoding dihydroxy-acid dehydratase, giving the protein MPDYRSWTTTRGRNMAGARALWRATGMKDADFNKPIIAIANSFTQFVPGHVHLKDMGQLVAREIEKAGGVAKEFNTIAIDDGIAMGHGGMLYSLPSRELIADSVEYMVNAHTADALICISNCDKITPGMLLATMRLNIPTIFVSGGPMESGKALIGGEERHLDLIDAMIAAADPNESDADVQKMERSACPTCGSCSGMFTANSMNCLTEALGLSLPGNGSTLATHADRKELFLEAGRRIVELTRRYYEKNDASVLPKSIAGFAAFENAMSLDIAMGGSTNTILHLLAAAQEAGVDFTMKDIDRLSRRVPHLCKVAPSIQTYHMEDVHRAGGVMGILGELDRAKLLTTSVPTVHSATLADALKEYDVRSPSVSEAAKKRFTAAPGNVPTQEPFSQEKRWQLDLDRSTGCIRDLEHAYSKDGGLAVLYGNLAIDGCVVKTAGVDESILEFSGPARIFESQEAAVEGILNDRVKAGDVVIIRYEGPKGGPGMQEMLYPTSYIKSKGLGKACALITDGRFSGGTSGLSIGHVSPEAAEGGNIALIEENDVIEIDIPNRSIRVAITDEELAKRRAAMQAKGSTAFKPVKRERHVSPALRAYAAMATSAAKGGVRDVSQIER; this is encoded by the coding sequence ATGCCAGACTATCGCTCCTGGACGACAACACGAGGCCGAAATATGGCCGGCGCCCGCGCCCTCTGGCGCGCTACGGGCATGAAGGATGCCGATTTTAACAAGCCCATCATCGCCATCGCCAACTCCTTCACGCAGTTTGTTCCAGGGCACGTGCATCTTAAAGATATGGGGCAGCTCGTCGCCCGCGAGATCGAAAAGGCAGGCGGCGTGGCTAAAGAATTCAACACCATCGCCATCGATGACGGCATCGCCATGGGCCACGGCGGCATGCTTTACTCCCTGCCCTCGCGTGAGCTGATCGCCGATTCGGTCGAATACATGGTAAACGCCCATACGGCCGACGCGCTGATCTGCATCTCAAACTGCGACAAAATCACGCCGGGCATGCTTCTCGCCACGATGCGCCTGAACATTCCGACCATCTTCGTATCGGGCGGACCGATGGAATCGGGTAAGGCTCTGATTGGCGGCGAAGAGCGACATCTTGATCTCATCGATGCTATGATCGCCGCTGCCGATCCCAATGAATCGGACGCCGACGTGCAGAAGATGGAGCGGTCGGCCTGCCCCACATGCGGATCCTGCTCGGGCATGTTCACGGCGAACTCGATGAACTGTCTGACCGAGGCGCTCGGGCTTTCGCTTCCTGGAAACGGCTCCACGCTGGCCACACATGCCGATCGCAAAGAGCTCTTTCTTGAAGCGGGGCGCCGCATCGTCGAACTGACGCGTCGCTACTACGAAAAGAACGATGCATCGGTGCTGCCGAAATCCATTGCCGGCTTTGCCGCCTTTGAAAACGCCATGAGCCTTGATATTGCCATGGGCGGCTCGACGAATACCATCCTGCATCTGCTTGCCGCCGCTCAAGAAGCGGGCGTCGATTTTACGATGAAGGATATCGATCGTCTTTCGCGCCGCGTACCCCATCTGTGCAAGGTCGCCCCGTCGATTCAAACGTATCACATGGAAGACGTTCACCGCGCTGGCGGCGTTATGGGAATTCTCGGCGAGCTTGATCGCGCGAAGCTGTTAACTACATCCGTGCCGACCGTTCACAGCGCCACGCTTGCCGACGCCCTTAAAGAATACGATGTGCGCAGCCCCTCGGTCAGCGAGGCGGCAAAGAAACGCTTCACGGCCGCTCCGGGTAACGTGCCCACACAGGAGCCCTTCTCGCAGGAGAAACGCTGGCAGCTTGATCTGGATCGAAGCACAGGATGCATTCGCGATCTCGAACATGCCTATTCGAAAGACGGCGGACTCGCCGTGCTTTATGGCAACCTCGCTATCGACGGATGTGTCGTAAAAACGGCCGGCGTGGACGAATCCATTCTGGAATTCTCGGGGCCTGCGCGTATCTTTGAATCGCAGGAGGCCGCCGTCGAAGGCATTCTCAATGATAGAGTGAAGGCCGGCGACGTCGTTATCATCCGATATGAAGGACCGAAAGGCGGGCCGGGCATGCAGGAGATGCTGTACCCGACGTCGTATATCAAATCGAAAGGGTTAGGCAAGGCCTGTGCTCTCATCACGGACGGACGCTTTTCAGGCGGCACATCGGGGCTTTCCATCGGTCACGTCTCGCCCGAGGCGGCCGAAGGCGGCAACATCGCGCTCATCGAAGAGAATGACGTCATCGAAATCGACATCCCGAATCGCAGCATTCGCGTCGCCATCACGGACGAAGAGCTGGCAAAAAGACGTGCGGCGATGCAGGCGAAGGGATCGACGGCCTTCAAGCCGGTTAAGCGCGAGCGTCACGTATCGCCTGCTCTGCGCGCTTACGCCGCTATGGCCACTTCGGCGGCAAAAGGCGGGGTGCGCGACGTCAGTCAGATTGAGAGGTAA
- a CDS encoding bactofilin family protein has product MAIVKTASDVTNSTIGENSYFSGRFFINGSLKIDGKFEGKSLQADQLYIGATGRVKTNITATSVIVEGIIIGNITARNRVMLLPTARILGDISTPELIIQNGVILEGRCMISNDLKHSARDYINAEYNRDNLSVDRLFGKEKAS; this is encoded by the coding sequence ATGGCAATCGTAAAAACTGCATCGGATGTAACGAACTCAACGATCGGAGAAAACTCCTACTTCAGCGGACGTTTCTTCATCAACGGATCTTTGAAGATCGACGGGAAGTTCGAAGGGAAGTCCCTGCAGGCCGATCAGCTCTATATCGGCGCCACAGGCCGCGTGAAAACGAATATCACGGCCACCTCGGTCATCGTTGAAGGCATCATTATCGGCAATATCACCGCCCGCAACAGGGTCATGCTTCTGCCGACCGCCCGCATCCTCGGCGATATCTCCACCCCTGAACTTATTATCCAGAACGGTGTGATCCTCGAAGGCCGCTGCATGATCTCGAACGATCTCAAGCATTCGGCCCGGGATTATATCAATGCCGAGTATAACCGTGACAACCTCTCCGTTGACCGACTCTTCGGCAAAGAAAAGGCCTCCTGA
- a CDS encoding PdxA family dehydrogenase, with the protein MTTSPLTDSSAKKRPPELVLISGGDPAGIAPEVVRKAIAGLDATTSFLYLYNAGHADAADEEFQRLKQALKSRLCLISGGSDDLVETARGLSETADGSVYLYPVLRPHEKPCLPGQASTHSGDLSFRALDLACSVIDAMPDDISSVALVTAPLSKEFVIRSGQSDFSGHTGYLARRFNRNVLMLMHGRGFSVIPLTEHVALADVPSHLRAVLGRSDLPALLVDLARRAVFSGKEIALCGLNPHCGEGGLIGNEEQEILMPFIAKVREAGVSIKGPLPADTLFMESVRKQFRLILSCYHDQGLIPFKALEGEQGINVTIGLPFLRTSPDHGTAYGLAGKEIADSTSMRRALEAAVSSELSH; encoded by the coding sequence GTGACAACCTCTCCGTTGACCGACTCTTCGGCAAAGAAAAGGCCTCCTGAGCTCGTCCTGATTTCGGGCGGCGATCCGGCCGGCATCGCCCCGGAGGTCGTCCGTAAGGCGATTGCAGGGCTTGATGCGACCACCTCCTTCCTCTATCTTTACAATGCCGGTCATGCCGATGCCGCTGACGAAGAGTTTCAGCGGCTCAAACAGGCATTGAAGTCCCGGTTGTGCCTGATCTCGGGCGGCTCGGACGATCTTGTAGAGACGGCTCGTGGCCTGAGCGAAACTGCGGATGGCTCGGTTTATCTCTACCCGGTTTTGCGTCCCCACGAAAAGCCCTGTCTGCCCGGCCAGGCCAGCACACATTCGGGCGATCTGTCGTTTCGCGCACTTGACCTTGCCTGCTCCGTCATCGATGCAATGCCCGATGACATCTCGAGTGTTGCGCTGGTCACCGCACCTCTCTCTAAAGAGTTTGTTATCAGAAGCGGCCAATCCGACTTTTCGGGGCATACGGGCTATCTGGCACGGCGCTTTAACCGAAACGTGCTGATGCTGATGCATGGTCGGGGGTTCAGCGTCATTCCGCTGACCGAGCATGTCGCCCTTGCCGATGTGCCGTCCCATCTGCGCGCCGTTCTCGGGAGATCTGATCTTCCCGCCCTGCTTGTGGACCTTGCCCGTCGTGCCGTTTTCTCGGGAAAAGAGATCGCTCTTTGCGGATTGAATCCGCATTGCGGAGAGGGCGGCTTGATCGGGAACGAAGAGCAGGAGATCTTAATGCCCTTTATCGCGAAGGTTCGCGAGGCCGGGGTGTCGATAAAGGGCCCCCTGCCAGCCGATACTCTTTTTATGGAATCGGTGCGCAAGCAGTTCCGTCTGATCCTCTCCTGCTACCACGATCAGGGGCTGATCCCCTTTAAGGCGCTTGAAGGCGAGCAGGGCATCAACGTGACGATAGGACTGCCCTTTCTGCGCACAAGCCCCGATCACGGCACCGCCTACGGTCTTGCCGGTAAAGAGATCGCCGATTCCACAAGCATGCGGCGCGCCCTTGAAGCGGCGGTGTCATCGGAGCTGAGCCATTGA
- the dapA gene encoding 4-hydroxy-tetrahydrodipicolinate synthase, translated as MKLEGLYTALITPFTADGSKIDYEAFAKLIERQIAGGVSGVVPCGTTGESPTLSHEEHAELIAQTVKLVNGRVQVIAGTGSNSTTEAIELTEQACKAGVDAVMLVNPYYNKPSQEGLYRHFKAVAERSSKPVVLYNIRGRTAVNVEPETFVRLAEIPNIVSVKEASGDLNQMARIIGLTKGRLALLSGDDNLTPAVIGVGGKGVISVASNLYPKKLSRMVGKYLSGDFTGGNVIFYEMLEFMNALFWETNPVPVKTGAAMLGHCTPAMRLPLVEMPADKAAKFKALLDQIGADA; from the coding sequence ATGAAACTCGAAGGCCTCTATACTGCACTGATCACCCCCTTTACGGCAGACGGATCGAAGATCGACTACGAGGCCTTCGCTAAGCTGATTGAGCGTCAGATTGCCGGCGGCGTCAGCGGCGTCGTGCCCTGTGGAACGACGGGCGAATCGCCGACACTCAGCCACGAAGAGCATGCCGAGCTGATCGCACAAACGGTGAAGCTTGTAAACGGACGCGTGCAGGTCATCGCCGGCACGGGCTCGAACTCGACGACGGAGGCCATCGAGCTCACCGAGCAGGCCTGCAAGGCCGGCGTCGATGCCGTTATGCTTGTCAATCCCTATTATAACAAGCCGTCGCAGGAAGGCCTGTACAGGCATTTTAAGGCTGTGGCCGAACGCAGCTCAAAGCCCGTTGTTCTCTATAATATTCGTGGCCGCACCGCCGTAAACGTCGAGCCCGAAACCTTTGTTCGCCTGGCCGAGATTCCGAACATCGTATCGGTCAAAGAGGCCTCCGGCGATCTGAATCAGATGGCCCGCATCATCGGCCTCACTAAAGGCCGCCTGGCTCTCCTGTCGGGTGACGATAACCTGACGCCGGCCGTCATCGGCGTCGGCGGAAAGGGCGTGATCTCGGTGGCATCGAACCTGTATCCGAAGAAGCTGTCGCGCATGGTCGGCAAATACCTGTCCGGCGACTTTACGGGCGGCAATGTCATCTTTTATGAGATGCTTGAGTTCATGAACGCCCTCTTCTGGGAAACGAACCCCGTTCCCGTAAAGACCGGAGCGGCCATGCTCGGTCATTGCACGCCGGCGATGCGTCTTCCGCTTGTAGAGATGCCTGCCGATAAGGCGGCGAAGTTCAAGGCCCTTCTCGATCAGATCGGAGCCGATGCATGA
- the dapB gene encoding 4-hydroxy-tetrahydrodipicolinate reductase encodes MSRVCVSGSAGRMGRAIVSLLKEEGVELGAALEYEGHALLGTDAGVLAGVDAIGLALTADAVAAVAASDVVIDFSAPANTMRLLDLCIKAKKGLVIGTTGLSDEQKTTILKAGASIPVLLSPNMAVGVNALFALVEQAAKMMRDGFDVEISEIHHHFKKDAPSGTAVRLKDIVRDAHATDESQIVYGREGIVGERQTGEIGVHALRGGDVVGEHTVYFFADGERIELTHRATSRIIFARGALRAAKFLSGKPPGSYNMMDVLR; translated from the coding sequence ATGAGTCGCGTTTGCGTATCGGGCTCGGCAGGCCGGATGGGCCGCGCCATTGTTTCTTTGCTCAAAGAAGAAGGCGTTGAGTTAGGGGCAGCCCTTGAATACGAAGGGCATGCTCTGCTCGGTACCGATGCCGGAGTCCTTGCCGGCGTCGATGCCATAGGCCTGGCGCTGACCGCCGATGCAGTCGCTGCCGTCGCAGCATCCGATGTGGTGATCGATTTCAGCGCGCCGGCGAATACGATGCGCCTGCTCGACCTCTGTATCAAGGCAAAAAAAGGCCTTGTCATCGGAACGACCGGCCTTTCAGACGAGCAGAAGACCACTATTCTCAAGGCCGGCGCTTCGATTCCCGTATTGCTTTCGCCGAATATGGCCGTCGGCGTGAACGCCCTTTTTGCCCTTGTCGAACAGGCGGCAAAGATGATGCGCGACGGCTTCGACGTTGAGATATCTGAGATCCATCATCATTTCAAGAAGGATGCTCCGTCGGGCACGGCCGTGCGTCTGAAAGATATCGTGCGCGATGCTCATGCAACGGATGAGTCGCAGATCGTTTACGGCCGCGAAGGCATCGTCGGGGAGCGTCAGACCGGTGAGATCGGCGTGCATGCGCTTCGCGGAGGCGACGTCGTCGGCGAGCATACGGTGTATTTTTTCGCCGACGGTGAGCGTATCGAGTTGACGCATCGCGCCACATCGCGCATCATCTTCGCCCGGGGAGCTCTTCGCGCCGCGAAGTTCCTCTCAGGCAAGCCGCCCGGTTCTTATAACATGATGGATGTACTTCGGTAA
- the cdaA gene encoding diadenylate cyclase CdaA, protein MLSDVWKMESIFPAVAPFTKVVDILLVAYVFYRIYILLSRTRAIQLLIGFALIIAVDILSRKFNLETLSWIITNVSTYLVFGIIVLLQPELRRLISDIGKMQLFQWVNPPKAYYIDEIVIAAQNMAHDRVGSLMCILKEIKPQQIIDSAVRLDANITHELLETIFFKDSPLHDGAVIIESNRILAASCYLPLSGARDLKKTMGARHRAGMGFSEESDAVIIVTSEETGKISVMYNGRMISPVKTKDLRSTIQECIADRSGRPKPPEEGEE, encoded by the coding sequence ATGCTGTCAGATGTATGGAAAATGGAGAGCATCTTTCCCGCCGTCGCACCTTTCACCAAGGTGGTCGACATACTGCTTGTTGCTTACGTTTTCTATCGCATCTACATCCTGCTTTCTCGCACACGGGCCATCCAGCTTTTAATCGGCTTTGCCCTGATCATCGCCGTCGATATTCTGTCGCGCAAATTCAATCTTGAAACGCTTTCGTGGATCATTACAAACGTTTCCACATACCTCGTTTTCGGTATTATCGTTCTTTTGCAGCCCGAGCTGCGTCGCCTGATCAGCGATATCGGCAAGATGCAGCTCTTTCAGTGGGTGAACCCGCCGAAGGCCTATTATATCGACGAGATCGTCATCGCCGCGCAGAACATGGCGCACGATCGTGTCGGCTCGCTGATGTGCATCTTGAAAGAGATCAAGCCTCAGCAGATCATCGATTCGGCCGTGCGGCTTGATGCGAACATCACGCATGAGCTGCTTGAAACGATCTTCTTCAAGGATAGCCCGCTGCATGACGGCGCCGTCATCATCGAATCGAATAGAATCCTCGCTGCTTCCTGCTATCTGCCGCTTTCCGGAGCGCGCGATCTGAAAAAGACGATGGGCGCCCGACACAGAGCGGGCATGGGATTCTCTGAGGAAAGCGACGCCGTCATTATCGTCACCTCTGAAGAGACGGGAAAGATTTCCGTCATGTATAACGGTCGCATGATATCGCCCGTGAAAACGAAGGATCTCAGATCGACGATCCAGGAATGCATCGCCGATCGCTCGGGGCGTCCGAAGCCTCCTGAAGAGGGAGAAGAATAA
- a CDS encoding CdaR family protein, with translation MELFLDRLVLVKEALLENWKAKLGSLIVAIIFFYYVQYTRNVTRVVHVKVDIPAVPEHLVLNSRIPSFVKVEFFGPQEVMDFNPANFKIILINPGPGPGENRYRLDMLPRPPEGIEARFDEGMTVTLDRLAERTLPLVGDFQLNSGSDVRIGAVTMHPQTIRVSGPASVLDVMDRVSLNPLRITPGTPDYATRVLVSTLPEFVRLADDQPYEIDVRVKLLDSTANESTEGIFLRELPVNCDNAIPGLKLDESPTVKVLYRAEASVAEGRLTAHTFCPVFLDPNTRNILPSLRIPGIPVHIKDALAQKDIEILEVTPSVVNLQFSVQKVRAPTQVQKGMEEHLIR, from the coding sequence ATGGAACTGTTTCTGGACAGGCTCGTACTGGTCAAAGAGGCGTTGCTTGAGAACTGGAAGGCGAAGCTCGGTTCGCTTATCGTCGCCATTATCTTTTTCTATTACGTTCAGTATACAAGAAACGTTACCCGTGTCGTTCATGTGAAGGTCGATATACCGGCCGTGCCCGAGCATCTTGTTTTGAATTCGCGTATTCCGTCTTTCGTTAAAGTGGAGTTCTTCGGCCCTCAGGAGGTCATGGACTTTAATCCGGCTAACTTTAAGATCATCCTGATTAATCCGGGTCCCGGTCCGGGCGAGAACCGCTACAGACTGGATATGCTGCCGCGACCGCCTGAAGGCATCGAGGCGCGCTTCGACGAAGGCATGACCGTTACGCTTGACCGCCTTGCCGAGCGAACTCTTCCTCTTGTCGGTGACTTTCAGTTAAACTCGGGCTCTGACGTGCGTATCGGCGCCGTTACCATGCATCCGCAAACGATTCGCGTAAGCGGACCGGCAAGCGTGCTTGACGTGATGGATCGCGTGAGTCTCAATCCGCTGCGTATCACGCCGGGAACTCCGGATTACGCTACGCGAGTTCTTGTCAGTACGTTACCCGAGTTTGTCAGGCTGGCCGATGATCAGCCCTATGAGATCGACGTGCGCGTTAAGCTGCTTGATAGTACGGCGAACGAATCCACAGAGGGCATATTTCTACGTGAACTTCCCGTGAATTGCGACAACGCCATTCCGGGCCTCAAGCTTGACGAATCGCCGACCGTGAAGGTTCTCTATCGTGCTGAGGCAAGTGTCGCCGAAGGCCGCCTGACGGCACATACGTTCTGTCCCGTTTTTCTTGATCCGAATACGCGAAATATATTGCCCTCGCTACGCATTCCAGGCATTCCAGTGCATATCAAAGATGCTCTTGCGCAGAAGGATATCGAAATACTGGAAGTAACGCCGTCGGTCGTGAATCTGCAATTCAGCGTGCAGAAAGTGCGAGCGCCGACTCAGGTGCAGAAAGGCATGGAGGAGCATCTGATCCGATGA
- the acpS gene encoding holo-ACP synthase — translation MILGLGTDIVENKRIARIFKRHGRHFLERIFTEEEIEYCLSHQDPVPYLAARFAVKEAAVKALNIRERIGLLYRDIEVAGRVYGKKKLRLNGRAGDIAENLGVKHHHLSLTHSDDLSVAVVIFES, via the coding sequence ATGATACTGGGCCTGGGAACGGACATCGTCGAGAACAAGCGCATAGCCCGCATCTTCAAGCGGCACGGTCGGCATTTTCTCGAACGCATCTTCACCGAAGAAGAGATCGAGTACTGCCTGAGCCATCAGGATCCAGTTCCGTATCTTGCTGCAAGATTCGCGGTGAAAGAAGCGGCGGTTAAGGCCCTGAATATACGCGAGCGCATCGGTCTGCTTTACAGAGATATCGAGGTGGCGGGCAGGGTTTACGGCAAAAAGAAGCTGCGTCTGAACGGACGGGCCGGTGATATCGCCGAAAATCTCGGCGTGAAGCATCACCATCTCAGTCTGACGCACTCCGACGATCTGAGTGTCGCCGTCGTTATTTTCGAAAGCTAA